A single window of Streptomyces griseoviridis DNA harbors:
- a CDS encoding GNAT family N-acetyltransferase, with the protein MTSARTDIDVRPITEAEFPEWLRAVRAGFQREPVVPAEELEGRRSWFEPGRFLGAFDGGRCVATFRSFDQEVTAVGGRPVAADAVTGVTVTATHRRRGLLTRMMSQDLAAAKERGDAVATLIAAEYPIYGRFGFGPATGGTRWDIDVTRAGFDPRTPVAADGGRIDLVEPEDVRKTGPELHERVRRATAGAVSRTDLWWQTATGAVRLDAKWTTPFFAAYRAPDGTVDGLVAYEVDDVWSDTKQPLETAKVRWLLAATPQAERALWHYLCSIDWVTRVKSDHRAPDDLLPLLLPDPRAAVVATQADWLWVRILDVVQAMEARTYGREGGLVLDVVDPAGLTGGRYQLTVSPAGATCVPTTRSAELSLGIVELAMLWLGDESTVRLAALGRVTEERAGAARAADALLRPSRRPWCPDMF; encoded by the coding sequence ATGACCAGCGCGCGTACCGATATCGACGTCCGGCCCATCACCGAGGCAGAGTTTCCCGAGTGGCTGCGTGCCGTGCGCGCCGGGTTCCAGCGGGAGCCCGTGGTGCCCGCGGAGGAACTGGAGGGGCGGCGCTCCTGGTTCGAGCCCGGCCGGTTCCTCGGGGCGTTCGACGGCGGGCGCTGTGTGGCGACGTTCCGCTCCTTCGACCAGGAGGTGACGGCGGTCGGCGGGCGGCCCGTCGCCGCCGACGCGGTCACCGGTGTCACCGTCACCGCCACGCACCGCAGGCGCGGCCTGCTCACCCGCATGATGAGCCAGGACCTCGCGGCGGCCAAGGAGCGCGGCGACGCCGTCGCCACCCTGATCGCCGCCGAGTACCCGATCTACGGCCGCTTCGGCTTCGGTCCCGCCACCGGCGGCACGCGGTGGGACATCGACGTGACGCGCGCCGGGTTCGACCCGCGCACGCCGGTGGCGGCCGACGGCGGCCGGATCGACCTGGTGGAGCCCGAGGACGTCCGCAAGACGGGGCCCGAGCTGCACGAGCGGGTGCGCAGGGCCACGGCCGGCGCCGTCAGCAGGACCGACCTCTGGTGGCAGACCGCCACCGGGGCGGTGCGGCTCGACGCCAAGTGGACCACGCCCTTCTTCGCCGCCTACCGGGCGCCGGACGGCACGGTCGACGGACTGGTGGCCTACGAGGTGGACGACGTCTGGAGCGACACCAAGCAGCCGCTGGAGACGGCGAAGGTGCGCTGGCTGCTCGCCGCGACCCCGCAGGCCGAGCGCGCCCTGTGGCACTACCTCTGCTCGATCGACTGGGTCACCCGCGTCAAGAGCGACCACCGCGCCCCCGACGACCTGCTCCCGCTGCTGCTGCCCGACCCCAGGGCGGCCGTCGTCGCCACGCAGGCGGACTGGCTGTGGGTGCGGATCCTGGACGTCGTGCAGGCCATGGAGGCGCGGACGTACGGGCGGGAGGGCGGCCTGGTGCTCGACGTCGTCGATCCGGCCGGGCTGACCGGCGGGCGGTACCAGTTGACGGTCTCGCCCGCCGGGGCGACCTGCGTGCCTACCACGCGCAGTGCTGAACTCTCCCTCGGCATCGTCGAGTTGGCGATGCTCTGGCTGGGCGACGAGTCGACGGTGCGGCTCGCCGCGCTGGGCCGGGTGACGGAGGAGCGGGCGGGCGCCGCCCGTGCGGCCGACGCCCTGCTGCGTCCGTCCAGGCGACCGTGGTGCCCGGATATGTTCTGA
- the dtd gene encoding D-aminoacyl-tRNA deacylase, with protein MRAVVQRVDGARVVVDGETVGEISGEGLCVLVGVTHEDTVEKAAQLARKLWSVRMLQDERSCSDIDAPLLVISQFTLYGDARKGRRPTWNAAAPGDVAEPLVDEVVAQLRALGATVETGRFGASMRVTLTNDGPFTVLIDI; from the coding sequence ATGCGAGCGGTGGTGCAGCGGGTCGACGGCGCGCGGGTGGTCGTCGACGGCGAGACGGTCGGGGAGATCAGCGGCGAGGGCCTGTGCGTCCTGGTCGGCGTGACACACGAGGACACCGTGGAGAAGGCGGCCCAGCTGGCCCGCAAGCTCTGGTCGGTGCGGATGCTCCAGGACGAGCGGTCGTGCAGCGACATCGACGCGCCGCTCCTGGTGATCAGCCAGTTCACGCTGTACGGCGACGCCCGCAAGGGCCGCCGCCCCACCTGGAACGCGGCCGCCCCGGGCGACGTCGCCGAACCGCTGGTGGACGAGGTGGTGGCCCAGCTGCGGGCGCTGGGCGCGACGGTGGAGACGGGCCGGTTCGGCGCGTCGATGCGGGTGACGCTGACGAACGACGGCCCGTTCACGGTCCTGATCGACATCTGA
- a CDS encoding GntR family transcriptional regulator, with amino-acid sequence MVVTQENVVAVNGRKHSAQEIADSLRERIRAGALKAGDRLPTQAELADEFEVERSTVRQALRALQDDGLLSNVSKGSPPRIAQPSVTPDGPQPTMVGLAPRLAEAFSARHVKVDAACLTAETLMLALGDPLRSIHAGELRPESIDVRILLPSREINLAFPVPVDGRGDGDDDPVHQRWLAQRNAQGQVMRHNLRSLRSSHGIDVDVTFRALPFTPPVKLYLLNGAEALISYYMVSRREETNDGQTLDMYDVLGAESLLFSFDRTAGRRDAAFVDESQKWFDALWETITTDLTLF; translated from the coding sequence TTGGTCGTGACCCAGGAGAACGTGGTGGCAGTGAACGGCAGAAAGCACTCCGCACAGGAGATCGCCGACAGCCTCCGGGAGCGCATCAGGGCCGGTGCGCTCAAGGCGGGCGACCGGCTGCCCACCCAGGCCGAACTCGCCGACGAGTTCGAGGTCGAGCGCAGCACCGTCCGCCAGGCCCTGCGCGCCCTCCAGGACGACGGCCTGCTGAGCAACGTCAGCAAGGGCAGCCCGCCGCGCATCGCCCAGCCCTCGGTCACCCCGGACGGCCCCCAGCCCACGATGGTCGGCCTCGCGCCCCGGCTCGCCGAGGCGTTCTCGGCCCGGCACGTCAAGGTGGACGCCGCCTGCCTCACCGCCGAGACCCTGATGCTGGCCCTCGGCGACCCGCTGCGCAGCATCCACGCGGGCGAGCTGCGCCCCGAGTCGATCGACGTCCGCATCCTGCTGCCGTCACGCGAGATCAACCTGGCGTTCCCGGTCCCCGTCGACGGGCGCGGCGACGGCGACGACGACCCGGTCCACCAGCGCTGGCTGGCCCAGCGCAACGCCCAGGGCCAGGTCATGCGGCACAACCTGCGCTCGCTGCGCTCGTCCCACGGCATCGACGTCGACGTCACGTTCCGGGCCCTGCCGTTCACCCCGCCGGTCAAGCTGTACCTGCTCAACGGCGCGGAGGCACTGATCTCGTACTACATGGTCTCCCGGCGCGAGGAGACCAACGACGGGCAGACGCTCGACATGTACGACGTGCTGGGCGCCGAGTCGCTGCTGTTCTCCTTCGACCGGACGGCGGGCCGGCGCGACGCCGCGTTCGTGGACGAATCGCAGAAGTGGTTCGACGCCCTCTGGGAAACCATCACCACCGACCTGACACTCTTCTAG
- a CDS encoding winged helix-turn-helix domain-containing protein has product MDPKHGSATGRTRSQRPQRSLEVADALRARIRSGELRAGQRMPTQARLADEFGVERGAVREALRILQSEHLLANVSKGSPATVVGDPSYPGRPAGPAAPPLPTTVALAPRVATAFDAPHVEIDALCLTSVSLNLALGEPLWRIHAGQLKPAKVDVRVLLPSRDIDLAFPTLVEAAPGNRLRRHWLAQRNAQGQVLRHNLLALRATHGIDVRVTFRALPFTPPVKLYLLNGAEALFAFYTLSRSEREVDHEQLQLYDVEGTRSMLFAFERGAGVRDTTFVEQSRRWFDALWRTISTDLQLGD; this is encoded by the coding sequence GTGGACCCGAAACACGGCTCTGCCACTGGGCGGACGAGGTCTCAGCGGCCACAGAGGTCACTCGAGGTGGCGGACGCGCTGCGGGCCAGGATCCGGAGCGGGGAACTGCGTGCCGGTCAACGGATGCCCACGCAGGCGCGGTTGGCCGACGAGTTCGGCGTGGAGCGGGGTGCGGTGCGCGAGGCGCTGCGCATTCTTCAGTCCGAGCACCTGTTGGCCAACGTCTCGAAGGGCAGCCCCGCCACCGTGGTCGGCGACCCGTCCTACCCCGGACGGCCGGCCGGGCCCGCCGCGCCACCCCTCCCCACCACGGTGGCGCTGGCCCCGAGGGTCGCCACCGCCTTCGACGCCCCGCACGTGGAGATAGACGCCCTGTGCCTGACCTCGGTCTCCCTCAACCTCGCCCTCGGCGAACCGCTCTGGCGCATCCACGCCGGACAGCTGAAACCGGCCAAGGTCGACGTGCGGGTGCTGCTGCCAAGCCGGGACATCGACCTGGCGTTCCCGACCCTGGTGGAGGCCGCACCGGGCAACCGGCTGCGCCGCCACTGGCTGGCCCAGCGCAACGCCCAGGGCCAGGTGCTGCGCCACAACCTGCTCGCGCTGCGCGCCACGCACGGCATCGACGTCCGGGTGACCTTCCGCGCCCTGCCGTTCACCCCGCCGGTCAAGCTGTACCTGCTCAACGGCGCGGAGGCGCTGTTCGCGTTCTACACGCTCTCGCGCAGCGAGCGGGAGGTCGACCACGAACAGCTCCAGCTCTACGACGTGGAGGGCACCCGGTCGATGCTGTTCGCGTTCGAGCGGGGGGCCGGGGTGCGGGACACGACGTTCGTGGAGCAGTCCCGGCGGTGGTTCGACGCGCTGTGGCGGACCATCAGCACGGATCTCCAGCTCGGCGACTGA
- a CDS encoding asparaginase: protein MPSPKPSPVPSPKPVPSPAGPPAPPVLAEVVRSGFVEGRHRGSLVLLGADGAVQLALGDVTSPVFPRSANKPMQAAGVLRAGLELRGERLALAAASHAGEPFHRDLVRTLLAEHGLTAEQLRCPPDLPLDPVEREAYLAAGGVRDRVAMNCSGKHTAMLAACALRGWPLESYLDPGHPLQRLIHTVVEDAAGEPVATVGTDGCGAPLAAIGLTGLARAFRSFVRAEPGSAERRVADAMRAHPEYVAGSRRHDTWLMREVPGTLAKTGAEAVQAVALADGRALAFKVEDGGARSLGPVLARALALLGVASPVLDRVGRSPLTGGSREVGEVRAAF, encoded by the coding sequence ATGCCGTCACCGAAGCCGTCTCCCGTGCCGTCACCGAAGCCCGTGCCGTCCCCCGCCGGGCCGCCCGCCCCGCCCGTCCTCGCGGAAGTGGTCCGCTCCGGGTTCGTCGAGGGACGGCACCGGGGGAGCCTGGTCCTGCTGGGCGCCGACGGCGCCGTGCAGCTGGCCCTCGGTGACGTGACGTCGCCGGTCTTCCCCCGCTCCGCCAACAAGCCGATGCAGGCCGCGGGCGTCCTGCGGGCAGGACTCGAACTCAGAGGAGAGCGGCTGGCGTTGGCCGCCGCCAGCCACGCGGGCGAACCCTTCCACCGGGACCTGGTCCGCACGCTGCTCGCCGAACACGGCCTGACCGCCGAGCAGTTGCGCTGCCCGCCCGACCTGCCCCTCGACCCGGTCGAGCGGGAGGCGTACCTGGCGGCGGGCGGGGTCCGCGACCGGGTCGCCATGAACTGCTCCGGCAAGCACACCGCGATGCTCGCCGCGTGCGCGCTGCGCGGCTGGCCGTTGGAGAGCTACCTCGACCCCGGCCACCCGCTCCAGCGGCTCATCCACACGGTGGTGGAGGACGCGGCCGGCGAACCGGTCGCGACGGTGGGCACCGACGGCTGCGGGGCGCCCCTGGCGGCGATCGGCCTGACCGGGCTCGCCCGCGCCTTCCGCTCCTTCGTCCGCGCCGAGCCCGGCTCGGCCGAACGCCGGGTCGCCGACGCGATGCGGGCCCACCCCGAGTACGTCGCGGGCAGCAGGCGGCACGACACCTGGCTGATGCGGGAGGTGCCGGGGACGCTCGCGAAGACGGGCGCCGAGGCGGTGCAGGCGGTGGCCCTCGCCGACGGCCGGGCGCTGGCGTTCAAGGTCGAGGACGGCGGCGCGCGGAGCCTGGGCCCGGTGCTCGCGCGGGCCCTCGCGCTGCTGGGGGTCGCCTCCCCGGTCCTCGACCGCGTCGGCCGCTCGCCCCTGACGGGCGGCTCACGGGAGGTGGGGGAGGTACGGGCCGCTTTCTGA
- a CDS encoding HAD family hydrolase, with protein MTSDTAQTEPVAKETVYDIAYDTEELRNLITRPRVVLWDFDGPVCRLFAGHPARDVAADLVGWLAGRGLRDLLTDEERETYDPQVVLRAVDRRHPGSDLVTELEERLTRHELNAAPSAWPTAYADPLIRTWTAVGARLAVATNNSATVVRAYLEGRGLLSCFDPHLYGRTQDLHRLKPHPHCLNQALSALDTAPEDALMIGDAPSDCEAAAQARVPFLGFARNDRKAELLRRAGADIVVDSLQPLLSLVHG; from the coding sequence GTGACTTCTGATACGGCGCAGACCGAACCGGTGGCGAAAGAGACCGTGTACGACATCGCGTACGACACCGAGGAACTCAGGAACCTGATCACCCGCCCCCGTGTCGTCCTCTGGGACTTCGACGGGCCCGTCTGCCGGCTGTTCGCCGGACATCCCGCCCGTGACGTGGCGGCCGACCTGGTCGGCTGGCTGGCGGGGCGGGGGCTGCGGGACCTGCTCACCGACGAGGAGCGGGAGACCTACGACCCGCAGGTCGTCCTGCGCGCCGTCGACCGGCGCCACCCCGGCAGCGACCTGGTCACCGAGCTGGAGGAACGGCTCACCCGGCACGAGCTGAACGCCGCGCCGTCCGCCTGGCCGACCGCCTACGCCGACCCGCTGATCCGCACCTGGACGGCGGTCGGCGCCCGGCTCGCCGTCGCGACCAACAACTCCGCCACCGTGGTCCGCGCCTACCTGGAGGGCCGCGGCCTGCTGTCCTGCTTCGACCCGCACCTCTACGGCCGCACCCAGGACCTGCACCGCCTCAAGCCCCACCCGCACTGCCTCAACCAGGCGTTGAGCGCGCTGGACACCGCCCCCGAGGACGCCCTGATGATCGGTGACGCGCCGTCCGACTGCGAGGCCGCGGCGCAGGCGCGGGTGCCGTTCCTCGGCTTCGCGCGCAACGACCGGAAGGCCGAACTGCTGCGCAGGGCCGGGGCCGACATCGTCGTCGACTCCCTTCAGCCGCTGCTCAGCCTGGTGCACGGGTAG
- a CDS encoding RsiG family protein, translating to MSTPSTGRQPGPVSSTRAGESRAEDCRAGDLAAPRPPAQRTDSPAAADPGGPLPPVEPPSPVEPSEPDLTSLNLPELRVLRRDAQRDEADLSYVRRLLQGRIDILRAELARRRPVRDGGEGSVVDRLSQILADAPARHRSSARHVTLGTPQSAEYRQLAADMLAEVELSDLAARTDLELHTAMGRLVGYEQQVSRCRQRLQRTADGCSGEIARRYREGEAQVDDLLT from the coding sequence ATGAGCACACCGAGTACCGGGCGGCAGCCCGGCCCGGTCTCGTCCACCCGCGCGGGGGAGAGCCGGGCGGAGGACTGCCGGGCGGGAGACCTCGCCGCGCCCAGGCCGCCCGCGCAGCGCACCGACAGCCCGGCGGCGGCCGACCCCGGCGGGCCTTTGCCGCCCGTCGAACCGCCGTCGCCCGTCGAACCGTCCGAGCCCGACCTGACCAGCCTGAACCTGCCCGAGCTGCGCGTGCTGCGCCGGGACGCCCAGCGCGACGAGGCCGACCTCAGCTACGTGCGCAGGCTGCTCCAGGGCCGTATCGACATCCTCCGCGCCGAGCTGGCCCGCAGGCGGCCGGTCAGGGACGGCGGTGAGGGCTCCGTCGTCGACCGGCTCTCGCAGATCCTCGCGGACGCCCCGGCCAGGCACCGGTCGTCCGCCCGCCATGTCACCCTCGGGACCCCGCAGAGCGCGGAGTACCGGCAGCTGGCCGCCGACATGCTCGCCGAGGTCGAGCTGTCCGACCTGGCCGCCCGCACCGACCTGGAGCTGCACACGGCGATGGGGCGTCTCGTGGGGTACGAGCAGCAGGTGTCCCGGTGCAGGCAGCGGCTCCAGCGGACGGCTGACGGCTGTAGCGGGGAGATCGCCCGCAGGTACCGTGAGGGTGAAGCCCAGGTGGACGACCTGCTCACATGA